Proteins from a genomic interval of Gavia stellata isolate bGavSte3 chromosome 13, bGavSte3.hap2, whole genome shotgun sequence:
- the RAB8B gene encoding ras-related protein Rab-8B isoform X1: protein MAKTYDYLFKLLLIGDSGVGKTCLLFRFSEDAFNTTFISTIGIDFKIRTIELDGKKIKLQIWDTAGQERFRTITTAYYRGAMGIMLVYDITNEKSFDNIKNWIRNIEEHASSDVERMILGNKCDMNEKRQVSKEKGEKLAIDYGIKFLETSAKSSINVEEAFFTLARDIMTKLNRKMNDNSSSGAGSQSLRNNTTKLLLRAPLNVDCDTQNTKWILLTKPIDLSGSSFSDMEAMKWRHKCKNEGRSFSQKPEQVLSMRLTS from the exons ATGGCGAAGACCTACGACTACCTGTTCAAGCTGCTGCTGATCGGGGACTCGGGCGTGGGCAAGACCTGCCTGCTCTTCCGCTTCAGCGAGGACGCCTTCAACACCACCTTCATCTCCACCATCG GAATTGACTTTAAGATCAGAACAATAGAATTagatggaaagaaaatcaaGCTACAAATATG GGATACAGCAGGCCAGGAGAGATTCCGCACAATCACAACGGCATACTACAGAGGAGCCATG ggAATTATGCTGGTGTATGACATCACAAATGAAAAGTCTTTTGACAACATAAAAAACTGGATAAGAAACATAGAGGAG catGCCTCTTCAGATGTAGAAAGAATGATCCTGGGTAACAAATGTGATATGAATGAAAAAAGACAagtctcaaaagaaaaaggggagaag TTAGCAATTGATTATGGAATCAAATTTTTGGAGACAAGTGCAAAATCCAGCATAAATGTGGAAGAG GCATTTTTCACACTTGCACGGGACATTATGACAAAGCTCAACAGAAAAATG AATGACAACAGTTCATCAGGGGCAG GGTCACAAAGCCTCAGAAATAATACCAccaagctgctgctgagagctCCATTGAACGTAGACTGCGATACACAAAATACCAAGTGGATTTTGCTCACTAAGCCTATTGACCTGTCAGGCTCTTCTTTCTCAGATATGGAAGCTATGAAGTGGAGACACAAATGCAAGA ATGAAGGACGGAGTTTTTCCCAGAAGCCTGAGCAAGTTCTGTCCATGAGATTAACGTCTTAA
- the RAB8B gene encoding ras-related protein Rab-8B isoform X4, which produces MAKTYDYLFKLLLIGDSGVGKTCLLFRFSEDAFNTTFISTIGIDFKIRTIELDGKKIKLQIWDTAGQERFRTITTAYYRGAMGIMLVYDITNEKSFDNIKNWIRNIEEHASSDVERMILGNKCDMNEKRQVSKEKGEKLAIDYGIKFLETSAKSSINVEEAFFTLARDIMTKLNRKMNDNSSSGAEEFNAILLSPAETEEF; this is translated from the exons ATGGCGAAGACCTACGACTACCTGTTCAAGCTGCTGCTGATCGGGGACTCGGGCGTGGGCAAGACCTGCCTGCTCTTCCGCTTCAGCGAGGACGCCTTCAACACCACCTTCATCTCCACCATCG GAATTGACTTTAAGATCAGAACAATAGAATTagatggaaagaaaatcaaGCTACAAATATG GGATACAGCAGGCCAGGAGAGATTCCGCACAATCACAACGGCATACTACAGAGGAGCCATG ggAATTATGCTGGTGTATGACATCACAAATGAAAAGTCTTTTGACAACATAAAAAACTGGATAAGAAACATAGAGGAG catGCCTCTTCAGATGTAGAAAGAATGATCCTGGGTAACAAATGTGATATGAATGAAAAAAGACAagtctcaaaagaaaaaggggagaag TTAGCAATTGATTATGGAATCAAATTTTTGGAGACAAGTGCAAAATCCAGCATAAATGTGGAAGAG GCATTTTTCACACTTGCACGGGACATTATGACAAAGCTCAACAGAAAAATG AATGACAACAGTTCATCAGGGGCAG AAGAATTTAATGCAATTTTGTTGTCCCCTGCTGAAACTGAAGAATTCTAA
- the RAB8B gene encoding ras-related protein Rab-8B isoform X3, whose amino-acid sequence MAKTYDYLFKLLLIGDSGVGKTCLLFRFSEDAFNTTFISTIGIDFKIRTIELDGKKIKLQIWDTAGQERFRTITTAYYRGAMGIMLVYDITNEKSFDNIKNWIRNIEEHASSDVERMILGNKCDMNEKRQVSKEKGEKLAIDYGIKFLETSAKSSINVEEAFFTLARDIMTKLNRKMNDNSSSGAGSQSLRNNTTKLLLRAPLNVDCDTQNTKWILLTKPIDLSGSSFSDMEAMKWRHKCKSNIATN is encoded by the exons ATGGCGAAGACCTACGACTACCTGTTCAAGCTGCTGCTGATCGGGGACTCGGGCGTGGGCAAGACCTGCCTGCTCTTCCGCTTCAGCGAGGACGCCTTCAACACCACCTTCATCTCCACCATCG GAATTGACTTTAAGATCAGAACAATAGAATTagatggaaagaaaatcaaGCTACAAATATG GGATACAGCAGGCCAGGAGAGATTCCGCACAATCACAACGGCATACTACAGAGGAGCCATG ggAATTATGCTGGTGTATGACATCACAAATGAAAAGTCTTTTGACAACATAAAAAACTGGATAAGAAACATAGAGGAG catGCCTCTTCAGATGTAGAAAGAATGATCCTGGGTAACAAATGTGATATGAATGAAAAAAGACAagtctcaaaagaaaaaggggagaag TTAGCAATTGATTATGGAATCAAATTTTTGGAGACAAGTGCAAAATCCAGCATAAATGTGGAAGAG GCATTTTTCACACTTGCACGGGACATTATGACAAAGCTCAACAGAAAAATG AATGACAACAGTTCATCAGGGGCAG GGTCACAAAGCCTCAGAAATAATACCAccaagctgctgctgagagctCCATTGAACGTAGACTGCGATACACAAAATACCAAGTGGATTTTGCTCACTAAGCCTATTGACCTGTCAGGCTCTTCTTTCTCAGATATGGAAGCTATGAAGTGGAGACACAAATGCAAGA gcaaCATAGCAACTAACTAG
- the RAB8B gene encoding ras-related protein Rab-8B isoform X5: MAKTYDYLFKLLLIGDSGVGKTCLLFRFSEDAFNTTFISTIGIDFKIRTIELDGKKIKLQIWDTAGQERFRTITTAYYRGAMGIMLVYDITNEKSFDNIKNWIRNIEEHASSDVERMILGNKCDMNEKRQVSKEKGEKLAIDYGIKFLETSAKSSINVEEAFFTLARDIMTKLNRKMNDNSSSGAGNIATN, encoded by the exons ATGGCGAAGACCTACGACTACCTGTTCAAGCTGCTGCTGATCGGGGACTCGGGCGTGGGCAAGACCTGCCTGCTCTTCCGCTTCAGCGAGGACGCCTTCAACACCACCTTCATCTCCACCATCG GAATTGACTTTAAGATCAGAACAATAGAATTagatggaaagaaaatcaaGCTACAAATATG GGATACAGCAGGCCAGGAGAGATTCCGCACAATCACAACGGCATACTACAGAGGAGCCATG ggAATTATGCTGGTGTATGACATCACAAATGAAAAGTCTTTTGACAACATAAAAAACTGGATAAGAAACATAGAGGAG catGCCTCTTCAGATGTAGAAAGAATGATCCTGGGTAACAAATGTGATATGAATGAAAAAAGACAagtctcaaaagaaaaaggggagaag TTAGCAATTGATTATGGAATCAAATTTTTGGAGACAAGTGCAAAATCCAGCATAAATGTGGAAGAG GCATTTTTCACACTTGCACGGGACATTATGACAAAGCTCAACAGAAAAATG AATGACAACAGTTCATCAGGGGCAG gcaaCATAGCAACTAACTAG
- the RAB8B gene encoding ras-related protein Rab-8B isoform X2, translating into MAKTYDYLFKLLLIGDSGVGKTCLLFRFSEDAFNTTFISTIGIDFKIRTIELDGKKIKLQIWDTAGQERFRTITTAYYRGAMGIMLVYDITNEKSFDNIKNWIRNIEEHASSDVERMILGNKCDMNEKRQVSKEKGEKLAIDYGIKFLETSAKSSINVEEAFFTLARDIMTKLNRKMNDNSSSGAGSQSLRNNTTKLLLRAPLNVDCDTQNTKWILLTKPIDLSGSSFSDMEAMKWRHKCKKEFNAILLSPAETEEF; encoded by the exons ATGGCGAAGACCTACGACTACCTGTTCAAGCTGCTGCTGATCGGGGACTCGGGCGTGGGCAAGACCTGCCTGCTCTTCCGCTTCAGCGAGGACGCCTTCAACACCACCTTCATCTCCACCATCG GAATTGACTTTAAGATCAGAACAATAGAATTagatggaaagaaaatcaaGCTACAAATATG GGATACAGCAGGCCAGGAGAGATTCCGCACAATCACAACGGCATACTACAGAGGAGCCATG ggAATTATGCTGGTGTATGACATCACAAATGAAAAGTCTTTTGACAACATAAAAAACTGGATAAGAAACATAGAGGAG catGCCTCTTCAGATGTAGAAAGAATGATCCTGGGTAACAAATGTGATATGAATGAAAAAAGACAagtctcaaaagaaaaaggggagaag TTAGCAATTGATTATGGAATCAAATTTTTGGAGACAAGTGCAAAATCCAGCATAAATGTGGAAGAG GCATTTTTCACACTTGCACGGGACATTATGACAAAGCTCAACAGAAAAATG AATGACAACAGTTCATCAGGGGCAG GGTCACAAAGCCTCAGAAATAATACCAccaagctgctgctgagagctCCATTGAACGTAGACTGCGATACACAAAATACCAAGTGGATTTTGCTCACTAAGCCTATTGACCTGTCAGGCTCTTCTTTCTCAGATATGGAAGCTATGAAGTGGAGACACAAATGCAAGA AAGAATTTAATGCAATTTTGTTGTCCCCTGCTGAAACTGAAGAATTCTAA